The genomic segment TGAGCCCTAGGCCTTATACTGAGCCACTGCAGCTGCCATGCCTGTGAGTGGGGCCTGAGCCCTAGGCCTTATACTGAGCCACTGCAGCTGCCATGCCTGTGAGTGGGGCCTGAGCCCTAGGCCTTATACTGAGCCACTGCAGCTGCCATGCCTGTGAGTGGGGCCTGAGCCCTAGGCCTTATACTGAGCCACTGCAGCTACCCTGCCTGTGAGTGAGGCCTGAGCCCTAGGCCTTATACTGAGCCACTGCAGCTGCCATACCTGTGAGTGGGGCCTGAGCCCTAGGCCTGTTACTGAGCCACTGCAGCTGCCACGCCTGTGAGTGGGGCCAGCCTGAGACTCTCTTACGGGTCAATGAAACACCTGAGGTCCTGAAGGGACTGCCCACCCAATACCAGAGTGGGTAGGGAGATACTCATATCAGTCCCAGTCCCTGGTGCCTCTGTATTTACACTTTAAAACAATATTGTggataagttttatttatttcacatttatttttctttaaattttctCTTAGGTCATGGCCCCTTCTCTCACCAGTTTGATGATCTGTTCATTCCAAAAGTAGTAGAAAAGCTCTCAACAGAGCTTGAAAAGGAAATACCAGAtggtgaaaagaaaagagaaaaaaagaatacactGGAAAATTGGACGGTATGCATTAAAATGTCCTTATATCCTGTCTTATTCCTTATTACTTATATCCTGTCTGTCTTATTCTCTTAAGAGAAAAATAATCTTACAGTTATTATCTTACAATATATGGCcctgcatgttttgttttttcaccatACCAGTAACCATTGGcagagttatttatttatttatttatttatttttacagtatattggttatatatattgtatatcttACAGAAATTGGGACCCAAGACTATGGCAGCaatatattttgaagaaaaataaaactttcttgCACAAATATTAGACCACTCTGCTCTTAACTTTGTACAGGTTTAAAAATTACCTTAAcatgccatccaatgagttgaTTATCCTGTCTCTGTCCCATGAAAGTGATATGGAGCTTCCTCAGTGAGTCAGGGATCAGGCTATCAAAAGGCACAGATGAGGAGAAGCAAATGTTTGGATATCCCAGTGAGCACTTTCGTAGCACTGTAGTAGATTATTTTTCCCTGCATTTCTCGATAGTTTTATGAATCCAAATACTGGAAACGTATTGTATTTCTACAAATAGCTAACTAATAAGAGCATTCCACTGAATTGTATTTCTGAGTTTTGATATGAGAGCAAGCACACAAATATTCACTGTGGGAGGAGGCATtacatcaaataaatgaaaaaaagattcttTAAAAGCTCGGGAAGTGAGcaatttcttttaaagaaaaatcaacacaaatatttatagtttattttttgttaggaaacaacaacaaataatgtttgaCATGTTTCATATACAGgataaatgatacatttttgttacagCACGAAGAGCAATCAGGCTCCATGCTGAAAATACTGATCGGAAACATCAGTGACACGGAATGCCGTGCGTTCATAGACACTCATAAAGACTTCATCAAAGAGTTGATTGATCCACCTGGTGAGGTAAGATGTACCTCAGGGTTTGTAATCTTGTTCTTCAGCTAAAGGGTTACGGCATGAGAGTGTCCTGTGGCACGAAATGAACTATGTGCCCAAACTAACTTTCATAGActactgaaatgcatttaatgtaaCAGACATGCTATCAGAGAGTGATATTTTATATGGCATATAACCTCCAAATGATTAGCTGATACAGGGATTATGCAGAAACACTGTTTGTTATAGACTGTCATCATTTGGCCTCATTGATCCATGGTTAATGTACATGGATCCGTATGGTACAAAATGCTACAgaactgcatgcacacacatcttcTCTCCCTAGGTTCTGCCCATGATATAATATACTGCACcacattttctgctttgttttgcaTGATGCCAAAACACAGGCCCACAAATGAATcatcaccattattattattattattattattattattattattattatattattgtatcatcatcattactatcACAATTCAACAGATAAAACATCTCAAAAATCCCAAAACTTTCCTGTATGAGATTGTGTCCAACAAGAGAAATGGCATCGATGTGGACAAGATGGACTACTTTTCCAGGTTAGTGCAGTCCCTATACACAACCAAATTATTTGAGTTGCAGATGCTACATTTGCTGCTTTAAAAGGCAGCTCAGTCCAATTCAAATTTACAAAATCTGTAATTGTTGAAACTGGTCCTGTGCATTGCAGGGACTGCTACCACCTTGGTATTGAAAGCAATTTCAACTGCGGACGATTCTTCAAGTTTGCccgggtgtgcgtgtgcgatgGTGAGATGCAAATCTGTATGAGAGACAAGGTATGCTTGATACATAGAAAACATATAACAGTGAAGTTAaatctatttctgtttttatttctacacTGAACTCAACAGACTAACAAAAATACtgataattaaagccgcaagcggcgttgggaggggtccaagaaTTGGGCATACACATTAATTGGCACTagtgcgccccctatggagcgattttaatgtgtttgtcctcatgatcatataccatTACCGAACAtagaaaaacctgtttttcaaactAGACCCGatggtgtcggattacttagttgtgTCGCCATGAATGTCTCATAGCTGcttgccgtaaaggcctttactatgtcgtaacacttagatggcatgttgTAACACTTATGGCCCGGCacgtatgtagagctgcagcgcttccgtgccgcaactaataaaaaagtcaaaatggcgggcaaacagtatggcggacataggtggtcccattCAGATGCACAGGTCGATgacgttttgtgttgatctgacttatggtgtgggagttatggccttttaagcatgatcctttgttatagcgccaccatctggccgacataggtaatttgtagtgcctgagtagtggggggccataggaacccacctaccaaatttagTTGGTcaaggacttatggttgctcagcctcagacacttttatcttcactgcttggacccctaataaacattgtttattgatttgTGGATCACAGGTTGTTTTTGAGAAGCGATAACTGGTCTCAACTCAAATGCACCccatttatattttccattcGGGTGACTTGCGAATGTTTTAAAGGggcaaaatattattattattattattattattattattagtagtattagtattattcgTATTAtttttagtagtagtattagtatgaagaagaagaagtagtagtagtagtagtttggACAAAACATGCAGCATTAATCAAAGGGTGTTCCAAACAGCCTATGAACAATTTCTTGCTGACTTCCCACTTAGTGAGATGCTATACTAGTCAATTGAAATTGCAATCTTCAACAGATCATAATTACCCTGACCCATTTGATAAAGAGGCTCAAAATCAGTATCATTAGACCCCTCTCCTCACACAGAACAACATTGCCATTTGAAACCATACAGTCTGCCATATGGAATTTTACCTGTGCTGGCTATATATTCATGAGCTTCTTTGTGGCTGTGTGGCTGCTTTGCTTCATAATCACTGATTGCAGATATATTTtagttaatattttttatttaataatacaatattGCAGTGCATTTTCTACAATAAGTCAGTGTGAAGTATTAAAATCCCACCTACAGAAAACAAGAAAGATTTATGTGATACAAATACCCTTATAACAAAGAGACAAAAATTGGAATTTTCCCAGGAGGTGGGACACATTTATGATCTCTACCACACAAGAAGCAACATCCACCATAAAGCCTGCCAGCACAAGGTCGTCAGTGCTATTGACACAATGTAAGTATATTCACTCAAACAAGGACTACAGAACACCTGGatttggtatatatatatatatatatatatacacacacacacacacacaagaccatGGGTTCTTTCCGATCACTTATTTTATCTCCTCAGTCCTTGCATGATTCAGAAATCAATTGGACATTCCAAtctgttaaatgctccttggaggagTGAAGACCAAGCAGTGATGAGGCTCCTGGAGGATGCTTCAGTGAGCATACATGAGCGCAGCCTTTGCGGAagtctttttttcagaatgcgTGACATTTAAATGATCCAACTACAGATCCTCCTTGACATGCCTTCAAACTGATGCTTGACTGAGCGAGGacattccatttgcctaattCTTTTTGACTCAATTCCTCCGTCCTCATGCCTCatccttgcatctcttcctcaTGTCATccattgggtggagctaaggagtgAGGAAAGAATGtgaggaagagatgcaaggaATGATAATAGGTGACTGGAATGAAACCCATGACTTAATCAGCATTTTAACCTAATTCTGAgctggctttattttattttccaggaTAGTGGATGCTTTACTTCTAGCTGATGAAGCCCTGAACATTTCAGGGTCTGTATCTGAGCCAATAGAGTACAGAAAGCTGAAaggtatttttgttgtttatttttctctttaaaactacatttattcataattgaaaAATAAGGATCCATTGTGAAATGGTGGGGAACTTTTCACCTCACGTCTGACGACTGAACTAAGTGTCTGAAAGTAGATATGCCCCTTTTGCCACGTGTTACATACTCTGGCTTGTCCTGTTTAAGCACCGGTATCAGAGATACACATGCAAGTCCTCTGGAAAAACAACTATGGTGCTGTGGTGTAGTATATACAATATGTACTGCTGAGCTGCAACAGCTAACTTTATATTTGTCAGGCGAGGGGTGCGGggatggacccaaacgcagagtgaaaaaacaaaaagtccaaaaatgggaaaacaagactttaataaactaacagggaacagggaacaaaaggcctcgcagggcaaaattcacaaataacaaaatcctcaaaaaaacacaagaaaacaaaaatacaaaaatacaaaaacgaaGGGAAACAGGGCAGGtagggcacaggcaggcaaacaacaggtaggtaggtaggcaggcaggcaggcaggcaggcaggcaggcaggcaggcaggcaggcaggcaggcaggcaccaaaccaaaccaaaccaaaccaaaccaaaccaaaccaaactaaCCAAACCAAAGCAAAGGTTCCAGCGCCTGagtcggggagagggagacttaaatagaaagacggagacgagacacaggagggcacgatgaacaatcaagccacagagagggaggggaacacgagacaaaacgcAACTAATAATTAGATAACGAGAAACAATAAACCAAtcaactgaacacaaaacagaggtaccgccatctggcggcccaacagggcaCAACAAGGGGGAAGACAACAGAAGACAACAGAACACTGACAATATTGTAGTCTTTCACCCGTGGGTTTAATTTACTGAAGTAACTCCTGAAACATGAATCCTGCACATAGATTTATTACTTCATAAAAAATACCAatggaaaattttattttgtgtagttaatctgtttttattgtgcGGGGCAAGACTGAAACCTAAATCTccctgtttttatattatttatgaagTCATTTACAACCTTTTGCTTCAATTTTgtattgtcttattttttttctttcttcacttCTTAATTTAAATCATGCACACAGAGAGGATAAAAAGAATTTGCAATTGAAATGGATGTCTAATCCTTTCTCACAGATGTGATTTACCAGGACATCCTGCATTGcgagaaaataaaattcaatacgGAATATGTCGATGACATCAACAAGGCTCAGAAAATCCTTGAGAGAATCGAAAGCCGTAACCTGTACAAGTGTATTTATGATTGTCGCTTAAAAGACAAGAACCCTGACtgcgaaaataaaaaccaaagaaaacgTAAGCACGAAAATGAACTCGAACATGATCTTCAACAAGAATACGAAGAGCTCCCACAGGTAAATCACTTGCATCTGCTGTCTGATGTGTGTAATTGCATGTTGCGTGATGTTATTGCACTTATGGATGTCACCTGCACTAAACAAAGGTCTGTGTCAAATATTTCTCAGCGACACAATTCTTAGCTAGAGCTATCTGGTACCCTGTGTATTCTGAATGTATTGactacactgtacactgtatgAATTTGTggatgcatacatttaaaacaattaatctTAATCTTACTAAGATTACCACTGGGTATAGACAAATTACTCTGCTAGGaattataaatacaatataaaatataacgTGTATAGAtctaaattattaatttttaaatgtattttta from the Anguilla rostrata isolate EN2019 unplaced genomic scaffold, ASM1855537v3 scaf0435, whole genome shotgun sequence genome contains:
- the LOC135246513 gene encoding deoxynucleoside triphosphate triphosphohydrolase SAMHD1-like, giving the protein MLKILIGNISDTECRAFIDTHKDFIKELIDPPGEIKHLKNPKTFLYEIVSNKRNGIDVDKMDYFSRDCYHLGIESNFNCGRFFKFARVCVCDGEMQICMRDKEVGHIYDLYHTRSNIHHKACQHKVVSAIDTMIVDALLLADEALNISGSVSEPIEYRKLKDVIYQDILHCEKIKFNTEYVDDINKAQKILERIESRNLYKCIYDCRLKDKNPDCENKNQRKRKHENELEHDLQQEYEELPQVEKKNFAVRIINLASGKKGEDPIKHMKFYSKQHPCTAKKLKRKEVSQLLPNVFSETVLQIFCKNSETSGNMQEFRASDGFQNMMKEWCEKNHYEMVSE